The stretch of DNA aaaaaaaacgcaaaaaatttaatatttttttatttattctagagtcaaatctaataaaaatatctatttattcaataaaaatataacattttaacaaaacaataaatttatctaaaCTAAATTGGGTTAATGATGAATGATGATTAGTGATGAGCTTGAAAGTTTGAAGAGTGAAAAGTGTCTTTCAGTCTCTAAAATTGGATCACTTTTGTCATTCAAAATTACTTTCATTTGATAAAGAATGCTGCTGTGGAACAAActgaaaggaaaagaatatttttttaattctttgaaaacCGTAGAAATGAAGTTTTcgtcaaaagaagaaaaacttacgGATCATCAATCCAACAGAAATGAGAAATGTGAAATGGCAGTTGATGTCAAAGAGGTAGCCAATGATGTTGCTACCGGCAAATGTGCCTAAACGTCCAAACATTAGCGTTATGCACATCGCCATGGCCCTCATGTGTGTTGGGAAGAAGGCAACAACGGAGGAATTCACAACGGATATTGAAACGCCTGCAAACATGAGATGCATAGCCAGGAAGAGGATAGTTGCGCTGTGATTTGTCAGCCACATCAGAGACAATCCTACAAATGCTGAACTTCCCAAAAGACCAACTGTTGAATgaggaagaattaatttaagaaattttaataaacattcATCTAGATTAGAAGCtctattttgagctttttcttcttctactttttttttctaaaatgatAACGGACCATCCTATTCTTAatgtcttttctttcttttctttcctgtCTGTATTTCTGAtcaaaattcagcaaaaaaaaaagatttctgtttggcaaagaatttcttttcagaaAAGAATTCAGAGACAATTTTCGGCTTTTTTCTCACACCAGGGAAGCTCAAATTAATCAAGAGCaccaatagaaaaattaacataaatgagagataaatttttgcagaaaaaatgcGAATTTTCGCGCTGTTTTGggcaaattattcaaaatcaattttcttaactgatgaagatttttctttgcaaaaacttGCTGGTTAGCTTTTggtcaaaagaatatttttttgtgaagaagaagaatgaatgattttttggaaTAGAGAAGAACAAAATAAAGTAGTTTAGAAGCCccaagtggaggcgcctggtgaaaGCCCACGAAATATCTTACCAAGAAGAGTTCGCCTGCCGAAGTACTTAACGAGGAATCCAAGGATAATGTAGCCAACCACGTAGATGGTCCCGTAGAAGAGGTTGTAGACAAATGTATCCGTATCAATGGAGTCATCGCACACCTCCTCTTGTAGCTCCAAATGCGTCACATTTGGGGCAAAGTCGAGCATTTGGCAAACTGTTCGACTCTCCTCGGTTTTTGCTTGGAGAATACGATTAACAATTTCTGGAAACCACAAACCAACGCCAGCACATCTAAATTTTATacaccaaaaataaattaattttgttctcTTAATCCTCCTAATCTTGAGTATTTTGAGTATCTTGAGTAAATATTTGTTGAGGggttttctcttctttttttttctccatagtTTGAGAAGAGAGGTGAAAACTTACGTGTAAAAGATCCCAAATTGAATAAGGCAGAAGACAACAAAACGAACGACGTAGGGGTAGGTAAATAGAGGAACTGTTTGATTCCACATTGACTTCAAACATCCCCCATTGTGCTGAATCCCTGAAGCTTCAGACGTGAGTTCCGTAATATCCATTTCAGCTAATTTCCCGCCAGAATTCTTCATGTGAATCCACTTCACCACAGCAAGAGCTTCTTCTGTTCTTCCCTAGAATGGCGAACGAAAGAGCAATGCctcattttgttaaaactAAATCTCTCTCAGCATTTCCATACAAATATCTCATATGAGAGATTACAGGGGAATTGataaattatgcttttttgcataatttttacataaacATTCTTTAGAATGTTTAGGatgtgaaaaaatgagaagTAATCTATGCCAGTTTGAGcgtcaaattgctaaaatatTCGGTCAAGATATTCAGCAATAATTTTGTCATGAATCGACAACTATAATAAATGCTTTGCTGTTCTtgtttaggagttaaaaatgaatgaatgagaaattcaaatttcaggtgttaaacaattttgtaaaaaaattggcaCGCTTCTTATACCAGAAAGCTTCTtgtaagaattaattttctagtcGTTCAGCGTAAATCTTTGATTAATTACAGAGCTAATAAAATGTCGTAGTGGGGTGAATAGGAACTCCCATAGAAATCACATTCTAGatcattcaataaaaaaaactcataaagctaagaaaattcaaaaattagagGAATAAATTCTTGTAGCTTTAGCctttttgtggattttatttacaaagctttcaaataagaaatatttttatttcttatatatCTGTTTCAATTTACCCCTATTGATGGTATGTTTAAAACTTAATCCAAGGCTCAGTTTAGTAtgctcggaaaattttctaggTTGACCCTGAgcgcataaaaatgcataaaaagattttatttgtcgcaaaaattgaatgaattcgGTTAGTAAGTCCTTAGaactttttgttcaaaaatttaagaatttcggTTGAGAATTTGacttttctaaaataaaattaaagtcagAATTCGCGaaagttaaagaaaagtcctgaaaattccttctagaataatttttaaaattaattgactaagaaattaaactaaaaaaaatcaattttattattttttcaaattaatttaatgattagTAATGTattagtaatttttttgttgagaaattattaCCTACATGAATAAttggttaaaaatttaaagctatataaaattatattctgtattaaaaaaattgttgtcaaataaatgtattttaatttttcacaaataatatcaattttcataatttattcttttataaaaaccaaaaaaattatattctggCGGTTCTACATGGATCAGTAGACCGAAAGATCTTAGGGTTAAGAGATgaggttaaaaaaattgtctcacatgaagaagtttaaaaaaaatctaaataactaacaatttttgattagaaaaaaagttttaaattttaccttatttaaatttttctgtggtCCTTATATTTGgaatttaaagaactttttagaataaactttcaacaagaacttaaaagttctttgattttccttaATCTTCCTAACTTTCcgaattttttgttgatttttttttagcatttttcttatattctttCCCCTTATTTTGCACGTAACCAACTGATTGGAGCATAGCTTGCCCCATCTATTCTCTTCTCTGCTCTAAAATTCTCTACTCATCTgcctaaaaatataattctcaaccatttctcaacaaatctttcaatttcttggaaaattcttcaaataaagaagattaaataaaTGGTGAAATATGaataagattaattttaagcgatttatatacaaaatgggTTTATTCACATTCCCAGCCTTGagtcaaaaattcttaattttaatttacaaaagagGGGAAATTGGGAGCATTGAACTGATCCTCAGGAAAGAAGGGAAAATtagagttttttcttcttacctgTGCTACGAGAAATTTGGGACTTTCGGGTAGGAGATTGAAGAGAACTGCCGCCAGGAGTCCCGGAAGTGTATGGAGGATTAACTGTAGGCGCCATGGGCGGAAGAAGAAACCATCGTAGATCTCAATTGACCACGTTTGGGGTAGAAGCCACCATCCCATGGCTGGGACAACGACGGCAGATAATCCAGCAAAGGTACACGTGAAGGTGATGACAGGATCGCGATTTTTTGTGCGATTCAACTCACCGAGATACGCATAGATTGCGGCAGATGGTCCAGAGATGCTGTCGAGTGGCAAAAGTGTGGGTGAAATTACCTCCATAAGGGGgaataaaatttactaaaaaaaaaaatcagacagCCGTAAATCTGCCCAATCTGCCTCACCTAACGCCCGATAAGAAGCGCAAAATGACAAAGAGAGTAAAATTCTGCGCCACACTCGACAAGATCGTGACGATTGCGGTGCTGTAGAGGGTGATCATGATCATCTGTCTACGACCTCTTGTGTCTGCCAGGTAGCCCCAAAAGTGTGATGTGACCATTATTCctgcaaaatgcaaattttcatttttttttctgaaggattttcttcttggCAAACTTCCTCGCAATACGATCTTGATGGGATCTTGAGGTtgaattggtttttttttctctggtaAATTCTCAAGTAGCTCAACGtgccaaaaaattccaatCATTGGATTGGCAATGTAGCCCTGAGGGGGGAGATATGGGGGGGGGCATAATTGCGACGGATTGTTTTTCCGGCAAATTGTAAATTACCCAAAAAACTGATAGCGCTCAACAAGCCCTTATCAGCTGATGTGAGTTCAAGATCACACTGTGCTGCCGGCAGAAGCATGCCGATGCCCATCGTCTCGTTAATCACAGTCAGAAGGCACAGTCCAGCAGCAAAAACCACCAGTAGATGAACTCTTCCGAAACCTTTGAGTCaagcccccaaaaaaaaatcccccaattAATCttcctgaattttattttttttctctctcttaaaATTTCCAAACCTAACAGATCGAGAGCTTCATCgagggaaattttcttctcatcacATCCTtctttatcacatttttcacCTTCACCACCCAATTTCTCGTCAATTGTAAAAATAGCACGATCATTTGCCACCATTTCGcgatccttttttttaaacttaatatAACTTTCGCAAATTAATCCATTCAGTGCTCTCCTGGATACAGAAAATAACAACTGAAGGCGATCTACATTTCGCagaagaatttataattttccaagaTCCAGCTACTGTGTGGGAGCAATCTTTAGCTGGTGATCCTCGTGCAAATTTGCACAGGGATCAAGAGCATCTTAGTAGCTCAGGCAGTACACGTAAAATTAACTATTTTATCGCAATTTATGATAATTGCTGTTAGGGATCGCAATTCAAGTAGTGGActgtatttatattttatttccaaagttAATCTacggtgtgggtgggtggcaaGGATGGCAAATAAATGAGTTGTATTAGGCAAATGAGGTCCAATGGCGAAAGTATGTGAGGGATTCTGGAACAAATTCTTctgattaaattctttctaaatgtgcttcaaattatttttacctaTTTTGTTAGCTAGCCGCTAATTATCCCTGCACGCCTATCGTTTGTCCTTTCTCAAAtcctattaaaattaattctaattagCTACATTCGTTCAttacatatatatattatcTACCATTTTTACCTTTCTTCAATCAGCTATCTTAATCACTCAATATTTTTGCCATCCTTTGGCGCCGACAAATTCCTATGAAATCATTTAAACTATTACTACatattcttcattattttgcatagatattttcaaattacttacttttttatatgattttcacaaatttatcTTAGCGTCTCTTTGACTTCActtatttttctctgcaaGAATACGCCTACTGCGATTAACTATAAACTAAACCTATCAATTTCCCCAAAGGAACTATAAGGGGCTATTCAATCCTCAACATTTCCCCCTTCTGGTGCACCTGCACCCACACCTTTTCTAAGAACTAACAATCATCATTTCTTATTTCTAAGTATCAATCTCCTTTTGAACATCCAATCGAGCCAGTATCGCTACAGGGCGATGATAAACTCCTTCCTTCGTCTGTACATTGGCCGAACGAATCTTCTTGTCCGGTCCGGGAAAAACATCAGTAATGCGGCCCATGGGCCATTTGTTGCGGGGCAATTGCGGATCACACACCACCACGATGTCTCCAATTCCGATCGGGGGGCAGGGATCATACCATTTTGTTCGCCGTGCCAACTCCGGTAGGTATTCACGGATCCAACGGCGCCAAAACAAATCAGCGAGATACTGCGCACGTCTCCATGCCTTCCGCATTATGAGATCGCGGTCCTCGAATGTGCCGATCGGTCGGTTGTCATCAGAATCTCCAGTATTGGGGATCAAAATTTGATTTGGAGTCAATGCAGTGTTGTCCTTTGGATCAACCGAAACATACGTCAAAGGTCGGCTGTTCAACGTATACTTCACTTCAGCAAACATCGTCAAAAGTTCCTCATCTGTTGGAACGTGATTTCGCAACAATTCCTTCAAAACCACTTTTACTGACCTCACCAAACGTTCCCATGATCCTCCCATGTGCGGTGATGAGGGTGGGTTGAAGCTGAATTTAATCTTCCTTGTAGAGCAAGCATCCGTCAGCTTATGAGATTCATCGAGAGCTTCATATAACTGGCGAAATTCATTGTCAGCTCCGATCAGATTTGTTCCATTGTCACAAAACATCTCCTTAATGGGTCCATGTGTGCTCTCCAGTCGTCGGATTGCCATAATAGTCGCATCAGTAGTCAGCGAATGAGCTACCTCCAAGTGTACAGCTCTTGTCGCCATACAAGTGAATAGGACGCCCCAACGCTTCTCGTGTCGTCTTCCTACTTTCACCATCAATGGTCCAAAATAATCAATTCCTGTTCGCTCGAAGGGATATGCTGTAGCACCCACACGAGCTTTGGGCAAAGCTGACATCTCAGGGACCCTTGGTTTGGCACGGAGATTCTTACAATGTTGGCAATTGTTCCAAGAACTTTTCACCGCCACACGAATCTTCGGTATCCAGTACTTCTCTCTCAATGTATTCACGACTTGTTCTCTGCCCTGGTGGTGATTCCTCACGTGGGCATCCATAATCAAAAGTTTTGTTGCCGGGTGTTTCGGGTCTAGAATTACAGGATATTTCTCAGTCAATTCGCTGTTAATCAGTCGAGAATTCATGCGCAAAATGCCATCGGAATCCAAGATGGGCGACAGTGTATACAATGGGCTCttcttttcaatcaattgTTTACCTTTCAGCGCCTCAATTTCGTCACAATATTTGGCTTGTTGGATCTCACGGAACCAATGTTTCTCAGCCTCAATCAAATCACTGACACTCAAAGGCAATTTTGTACACTTTCGGGGCTTTTCTCGAATTTTCTGCAGCCAAAACATCGCACACGATTTCACTGCAGCTGTCGCTCTAATCAAACGTGTCCAACGAGAAAACCTTTCAACGTTTGGCAGCAAGTCAAATGTCCTATCTTTCGAATAGGTGGGAATTGTCATACGACATTCGTCAAGGGGAATTTCTGTCACATTATTTTGAGGCCACTCCTTTTCGGGCAGTCTGAGGAATGGTGGCCCAGAAAACCACATCGAGGTAGTATTGAAGTCAAACTTGTTGTTCCTGGTTGCTAAATCTGCTGGATTTTCCGTTCCAGGAACCCAATTGCACAAGCGGGGTAGGTACCAAACATTTTCCTGTGGAACCTTTTTGTCCTCATCCGTCAATTTTACCAAATACCTCTTTTGTAGGTGGTCTTCCATCTTCGCGCAATATGCCTTTGCAAGTTCATCGTCCTGATCCAGCTTTTTCTCAACTGCATACAGTCTCTTCAATGCCATTTCTTTCGATGACGGGACACTTGGAGGATCCACCTGCTTCCATAGCAGGCCAGTTTCAAAGCGCCCATCCGGAGTTTTCTTTGTTGTTCGCTGCATAATTTCCAGTGCTCTCTTGTCTTCACGTGATAGCGCCTTTCCGGGCACTCCCGTATCATGAGACTCCATCACGAAAgtatttttcaccatttccaTCAGTTCATCATGTCGCTCTACAATGGAATAGAGCTTTTCCTCAGCGGGAGGATTTTCAACACACATTTTGCCCATCACTACCCAACCCAGCAATGTACGGACAAGGTAAGGGGCATGCCATGGTCCCTTGATAATCTCCAAACTCGAGATAAGAGGCGTGTTGTCCAATCCAATCAATATCTCGGGTACGGCGTCCTCCATGGATTCTACCGGTGCTTCCGCGAGATGTTTCCAGTGGCTGGACAGTAAGGCAATGTCCACAGTTTGTTTTGGCAAAGTCAATTCTGCCACAGTGCGCacatttttcaacaaatagcGCTTTGCACGAGGGAAAGTTCCCTGGATTCTGCACTCCACAATCCTTGAAGTCAGATCAGAACACATTTCCGGAACGGCTCCTTGCCATGTCAAAGGTGCATTGCGTCCAGTGACGCCCAATCGATCAGCCAACGATTGCTTCATCAAAGTAAGTGTAGATCCCTCATCCAGGAAAGCGTACACCTTAAATGTTCCATTTGGTCCCATAATATGAACgggaagaattttcatcaaagtTTTATCCGGTATTGCCACGTGTGCCACTGTGTTGGCTGGAGGTGTCTCTGCCCCCTCCTGTGAAGGAGGCTCCTCTACTGTGACATTCAATGATTCATCTGTTGATGCATTTTGTACCACCGGGGAAGCATCCTTGTGAAGTAAAGTATGATGCGGTGCCTTGCAGTTGGGCTTCGAACATCCATCTTTAGCTTTGCAGTTTGTCGCTGAATGATTTGGCTTCAGACATCGGAAGCAaacctttttatttttggcgAGATTCCACCGATCTGCCACAGAAAGTTTCCCGAAGGTGTCGCATTTGTGAGGAGGGTGAGTCCCCTGGCAGAAAGCGCATATCGCTTTTGGtgccttttcatttttctgttCTGTAACTGTAGCTACAGTTTTGCCTTTTTCTGGTTTCTTTTCCACACGTGTCGACTCTTGTACCTGGAGCCGGTAATTTGCCGCCTTGGCTTTGACGGAAATCCATGCAGAGAAAGTTCGCAGTCCCTGTGTTGGAGATCCTTTAGTGACGCAGAATTCCGACCACGAAATTTGCATGGCCAGAGGCAATTTCGGCAATAGCTCGTCCAAGAGCTGAGGATTATCGATGTAGCAACCTCGATTGAAGCGCACAACGGCAGC from Lutzomyia longipalpis isolate SR_M1_2022 chromosome 1, ASM2433408v1 encodes:
- the LOC129788163 gene encoding synaptic vesicle glycoprotein 2A-like, with translation MVANDRAIFTIDEKLGGEGEKCDKEGCDEKKISLDEALDLLGFGRVHLLVVFAAGLCLLTVINETMGIGMLLPAAQCDLELTSADKGLLSAISFLGIMVTSHFWGYLADTRGRRQMIMITLYSTAIVTILSSVAQNFTLFVILRFLSGVSISGPSAAIYAYLGELNRTKNRDPVITFTCTFAGLSAVVVPAMGWWLLPQTWSIEIYDGFFFRPWRLQLILHTLPGLLAAVLFNLLPESPKFLVAQGRTEEALAVVKWIHMKNSGGKLAEMDITELTSEASGIQHNGGCLKSMWNQTVPLFTYPYVVRFVVFCLIQFGIFYTCAGVGLWFPEIVNRILQAKTEESRTVCQMLDFAPNVTHLELQEEVCDDSIDTDTFVYNLFYGTIYVVGYIILGFLVKYFGRRTLLVGLLGSSAFVGLSLMWLTNHSATILFLAMHLMFAGVSISVVNSSVVAFFPTHMRAMAMCITLMFGRLGTFAGSNIIGYLFDINCHFTFLISVGLMILCSTAAFFIK
- the LOC129788162 gene encoding uncharacterized protein LOC129788162 isoform X1 — protein: MWFSGPPFLRLPEKEWPQNNVTEIPLDECRMTIPTYSKDRTFDLLPNVERFSRWTRLIRATAAVKSCAMFWLQKIREKPRKCTKLPLSVSDLIEAEKHWFREIQQAKYCDEIEALKGKQLIEKKSPLYTLSPILDSDGILRMNSRLINSELTEKYPVILDPKHPATKLLIMDAHVRNHHQGREQVVNTLREKYWIPKIRVAVKSSWNNCQHCKNLRAKPRVPEMSALPKARVGATAYPFERTGIDYFGPLMVKVGRRHEKRWGVLFTCMATRAVHLEVAHSLTTDATIMAIRRLESTHGPIKEMFCDNGTNLIGADNEFRQLYEALDESHKLTDACSTRKIKFSFNPPSSPHMGGSWERLVSRPLTYVSVDPKDNTALTPNQILIPNTGDSDDNRPIGTFEDRDLIMRKAWRRAQYLADLFWRRWIREYLPELARRTKWYDPCPPIGIGDIVVVCDPQLPRNKWPMGRITDVFPGPDKKIRSANVQTKEGVYHRPVAILARLDVQKEIDT
- the LOC129788162 gene encoding uncharacterized protein LOC129788162 isoform X2 is translated as MWFSGPPFLRLPEKEWPQNNVTEIPLDECRMTIPTYSKDRTFDLLPNVERFSRWTRLIRATAAVKSCAMFWLQKIREKPRKCTKLPLSVSDLIEAEKHWFREIQQAKYCDEIEALKDPKHPATKLLIMDAHVRNHHQGREQVVNTLREKYWIPKIRVAVKSSWNNCQHCKNLRAKPRVPEMSALPKARVGATAYPFERTGIDYFGPLMVKVGRRHEKRWGVLFTCMATRAVHLEVAHSLTTDATIMAIRRLESTHGPIKEMFCDNGTNLIGADNEFRQLYEALDESHKLTDACSTRKIKFSFNPPSSPHMGGSWERLVSRPLTYVSVDPKDNTALTPNQILIPNTGDSDDNRPIGTFEDRDLIMRKAWRRAQYLADLFWRRWIREYLPELARRTKWYDPCPPIGIGDIVVVCDPQLPRNKWPMGRITDVFPGPDKKIRSANVQTKEGVYHRPVAILARLDVQKEIDT